One part of the Pseudoliparis swirei isolate HS2019 ecotype Mariana Trench chromosome 6, NWPU_hadal_v1, whole genome shotgun sequence genome encodes these proteins:
- the tasor2 gene encoding uncharacterized protein tasor2 isoform X1, with protein sequence MESGNGGTSSKGVLVPVSEGCDVFQSSILTPLKSAYLYEESKQSFRYTSAVLVQNPALEEKYNAFREKRREVGYSEEDLKESYGFLLFEDTNQANALSETGVLPGNSTCTTLGDPSKGVYISMYSDCLDLNRWYHGKSGYIAIIRLTKGRVKRVLENYTQKFTAPTVEFDCHMSEQLPSVSSKTSSFLAFERTQYYMYELLDDGRNVSTQSPSAACPIAIVSFSYTDTKATLEAPQEKSVEKKLFCQYFPWRGQLKIGPQVYEVGLQSSAGALIPAVLPPVVEISRAISMLNLQQLLPRAVFETCFTGEVFLNGLYFSLCELVSSEVEGNHSLSLLLREIKEKDLALTIQLNDGGFLILLDSSHFLKYDDTGSSATDVLQGMFVFPNSQVIQRDTKFRERKVALSSEILKILPVLSYAEAEVEKTPFDQSEELCEVLMQHMQTYAALINPGLASSPTREVSIFPDQYDVPEAHKHLYSSPEWTNEAWQRFRSYLNKPDSFQLPVSNASEILAAGQEERMEDLDDDVYICLSSPEEQPAKPDSMEESEDQLTVQRSPVNGETPVDSCITNAEVDFTSVPQNVVPGDVQVGDATKDTGKSKLRVLNLTNDIGAKNLLNPSTSDDLPAELIVSITSAEQTITNEGLIGIGTVSATKLNDFQLSGFSTAKLQTEEVNCLKEENIAPKKFWDCPKFTKNKRRGRRGHYKSRKKVSKACVETPTLQMPVKDDDLKSRKAFRAKKSSGHPKFSRPSNVDRRKVQMRTCKFRQLSINKKVNSASVGLAVPGEEETDPGQQSFESTILMDVEAYPLRRKTERWDLKPVISECGRILVPHGTVDFADQIKFLKDKLQSTKDEQCLEKMLLDTFVNDSDEMVQESDPTLGTTVGKTEATTFNNGGNHLRHGVNDVISEHSILVRSDDGTVSLTLNSESKKHFSRTDGTATPPSEAVKEKHTDTLSPGKIVTKGEYLLSKLKSVLLRGKRKTDLLVLEETTADAAQDTEPCLKMGKVDLQAGNLKSNCAITSVQDTNECVKEVSKMLSVDPIFAYALGLTPRETVVQIQRTEGRDTQQEQTIFEKQLQVIQRPPPIFPRKGRIKTLKKHQGISTEYVKQKWWLHFQTPTCIAGEKFKECTRDNSVRKTVKEQINSACSSTDALSLLADLALSANNDQVPPQPDPALERKTETSLKKCELSKDHTNAEQESVLHSLLRQPAARPMQPLESTSPNHLVEGSEWVGLVSKEHAYSLPPSSSLLLGLPGTPFQVSPLSGSTRLLRHHQTMYGNGIKTLPTSVGQEDGSEQNHRTPEYLKKHMVRRRKFRHSRTVAHKDGSIQVTKQWKADYDFDLDSKFSNDSKDRTIVRALHGSWDFSMQDTSEEVRLIVHMWIGLFYSRSTSRFFNVDSSAYPEESDSLSIGTVSAPAQFELKANSFAHSPSITDTSISKVLDFSKKEDSLLDQESGILDLSLRNTNAEIVRLDPRANRKETSASIDRKEASETLNALESSVGPQEAIAIQHSKQMVHSTEIINEVNDVRTAYEKKTSFTALEKAGSLEHTDLPSCKGDETLISVRQEMETVSVQPENNQTASGMSQVLHGYNNKKTDSNDGMEFRIWNSESTEMSLAKKHERDSSKSGMDDEVDSNREAGDVLHTNEHDETESKDGENWKVKEKPYQEGNVELSPEVTHANEDPTNEELGVVCSGNVLENEKQLPTEEPKAFSPDKAENGNDDMEVMKAEDHIGKEDGLDEKDSCVSPLQTDRDLNAQPVPMMCDGPDSVKMDCITESHPKPLLDEQPPQADNKEDACHALQLRKLCANVNVLTNELAISKNFTHPPSEMNPLPEEPAVEKSLEQNICLADNVHYQKPELPMSDDNKCKDGPISQTNDKAMPNFNWSADDHEDLDTKSIKGDQEADNTTEKNVFHHQPHSPQCEAEGELTKETNLKQIDKTNETLEKIHSMVVIPFIGIDASGEDTVQPHDSQMQSKGEKVVQEEIPFISETTSNETDLPTGECRESKMDTQKAKLSIGKILLSDIDASNTNHSGTESDNQSTTPTMDEKPYEYLACSAYPLTQKHLSRSSTSMKDEMPHRSPVNCDANHQPDLHPDLELRALRVLQSIDKFLSKSRHSDASSEIETSDMKLTLDESVKPRSKNVTTCFAPSHTSFNSSDKRMSDTAPALVSASTSQEINTESADPFLISPFKSKLEEVLGVKLLLQTDSSVEDYSERTDTIQETYPGQEYDQPYISGPSTESLQAIDSNVDQDIHTTTSQNNLNQEARSYSQRPVMAVKPCQSDENQGISKERQIENAVMSHFSKNKQTENPKVTYTIPTTLLLVRNTESLDRTSEGVNEVEQEASELSTKSSWLSNVRDSKSQDISKLNQIPSSLPVQSLKSENGSLMFNDGNQGSVEKIGQTIKKSIQMIQKDCSDASTSHADHHDGAVRDDGLFLQPHSSLICTVYNTTRKRSYSFLEQVSQRCIQDDLTVASMEQECLIFSDKMKHLLKRSKSGPIGQLDTSDKLDLSCASPVTVHFCSLEEQEDSVDHLNAHLNTQPRVGQKIKVDMSERKDLTEKEKTLRLQNISPGTGDPVEHPGVSGVTSECARLYKAMMTEACAAKKVPSKPQSFTMDRGHPKTETGNHFDFYDEMKKELDKSFRSNLNSVVKNSCKTKSRFYILVTSDDAFFEETKAQLEAEGHTAVQPSQFFLTEESSSSLLIILRNEDIAEHICEVPHLLKLKTSPGVQFAGIDEPDDVVNLTHQELFKRGGFLMFHRAALEPLSLCNLKKMSEILQELSGTGKWKWMMHYGDSRRLKENARLSVEAKEKKHFLNFCQEAGLLEVLPYHECDLMSRDLPDYLTCLVRLQVQNISARYPVFITDAAADSAFGKNGILTMTFQSFLTYSPSET encoded by the exons ATGGAAAGTGGGAATGGTGGAACCTCGAGTAAAG GTGTTTTAGTACCTGTCTCAGAAGGATGTGACGTCTTTCAAAGCAGTATTTTGACTCCACTTAAAAGTGCGTATTTGTACGAGGAGTCAAAACAGTCTTTCAGGTACACGTCTGCTGTCTTGGTACAAAATCCAGCACTTGAAGAAAAG TATAATGCTTTccgagaaaagagaagagaagtagGTTATTCAGAGGAGGATCTGAAGGAATCTTATGGGTTTTTGCTGTTTGAAGATACCAACCAG GCAAATGCACTAAGTGAAACTGGTGTGCTCCCTGGGAACAGCACATGTACAACTCTTGGAGATCCCTCGAAAG GTGTGTACATATCAATGTACTCTGACTGTCTGGATCTTAACCGCTGGTACCATGGGAAGTCTGGCTACATTGCAATCATCAGGCTGACAAAG GGTAGAGTTAAAAGGGTTTTAGAGAACTACACCCAGAAATTCACTGCGCCCACTGTGGAGTTTGACTGTCATATGTCCGAACAGTTGCCTTCAGTATCTTCCAAAACCAGCTCTTTTCTTGCCTTTGAGAGAACTCAG TATTACATGTATGAGCTGCTAGATGATGGAAGAAATGTGTCGACTCAATCTCCCAGTGCTGCCTGTCCTATTGCCATTGTATCATTCTCATATACGGATACTAAAGCAACACTCGAAGCACCACAGGAGAAAAG TGTGGAGAAAAAACTCT TTTGTCAATACTTTCCGTGGAGGGGTCAGCTTAAAATAGGCCCTCAGGTCTATGAGGTTGGGCTGCAATCTTCAGCAGGGGCCTTGATCCCTGCCGTACT GCCACCCGTTGTTGAAATAAGCAGAGCCATTTCCATGTTGAACCTGCAACAGCTACTGCCAAGGGCGGTCTTTGAAACCTGCTTTACTGGAGAAG TCTTTCTGAATGGCTTATACTTCAGTCTGTGTGAGTTGGTGTCTTCTGAGGTTGAGGGgaaccactctctctctttacttctGCGGGAGATCAAGGAGAAAGATCTT gctctcactATTCAGCTGAATGATGGTGGTTTTCTCATCCTGTTGGACTCCTCACATTTCCTCAAATATGATG aTACTGGGTCCAGTGCTACTGATGTCCTGCAAGGCATGTTTGTGTTTCCAAACTCACAAGTCATACAGAGAG ACACTAAATTTCGAGAGCGAAAGGTTGCCTTGTCATCCGAAATCCTGAAGATTCTACCGGTGCTAAGTTATGCAGAGGCCGAAGTTGAGAAAACACCTTTCGACCAAAGTGAAGAACTCTGTGAAGTGTTGATGCAGCATATGCAGACTTATGCAGCACTGATAAATCCTGGGTTGGCATCAAGTCCCACAAGAGAAGTCAGCATCTTTCCTGATCAATATGATGTGCCTGAGGCCCACAAGCACCTCTACTCTTCTCCGGAGTGGACTAACGAGGCATGGCAGAGGTTTAGGTCATACCTGAACAAACCAGACTCTTTTCAACTGCCAGTGTCCAATGCTTCAGAAATCCTGGCAGCTGGACAAGAGGAGAGAATGGAAGACCTTGATGATGATGTCTACATCTGTCTGTCATCTCCTGAGGAGCAACCAGCCAAACCTGATAGCATGGAGGAGTCAGAAGACCAGTTGACAGTCCAGAGATCTCCTGTAAACGGTGAAACACCTGTGGACAGTTGTATAACAAATGCAGAAGTTGACTTCACAAGTGTGCCACAAAATGTTGTACCAGGTGATGTGCAAGTTGGAGATGCAACCAAAGACACTGGCAAATCCAAGCTGAGAGTGCTAAATTTAACTAATGACATTGGGGCAAAAAATCTCCTGAATCCTTCTACATCAGATGACCTTCCTGCAGAGCTGATTGTCAGCATTACTTCGGCCGAGCAAACTATCACTAATGAGGGTTTAATTGGGATTGGTACTGTGTCTGCCACAAAGCTAAATGACTTTCAGCTTTCTGGTTTTTCAACAGCCAAATTACAAACGGAAGAAGTGAACTGTCTGAAGGAGGAGAATATTGCACCCAAAAAGTTTTGGGATTGCCCTAAATTCACAAAAAACAAACGGAGGGGACGCAGGGGACATTACAAGAGTCGGAAAAAGGTATCTAAAGCTTGCGTTGAAACTCCCACTTTACAAATGCCAGTAAAGGATGACGACTTAAAGAGTCGGAAGGCATTCCGGGCAAAGAAATCTTCAGGCCACCCGAAGTTCAGTCGTCCTTCAAATGTTGATCGGAGGAAAGTACAAATGCGAACGTGCAAATTTAGACAactatcaataaataaaaaggtaaacTCGGCTTCTGTTGGATTAGCAGTACCAGGCGAGGAAGAAACAGACCCTGGACAGCAGAGCTTCGAAAGCACTATTTTGATGGACGTTGAAGCTTATCCTCTGAGAAGGAAAACGGAGCGCTGGGACTTAAAGCCGGTCATCAGTGAATGTGGAAGAATATTGGTTCCTCATGGCACTGTAGATTTTGCTGATCAGATTAAGTTTTTAAAGGATAAACTTCAATCTACAAAAGATGAACAGTGTCTTGAAAAAATGTTGCTTGATACCTTTGTGAATGACTCGGATGAAATGGTGCAAGAGTCCGATCCTACTCTGGGGACAACAGTGGGCAAAACAGAGGCCACCACATTCAACAATGGAGGGAACCATCTTCGACATGGTGTCAACGATGTTATTTCTGAACACAGTATTTTAGTACGTTCAGATGATGGCACAGTTTCATTGACTTTGAATTCAGAGAGTAAGAAGCATTTTTCAAGGACTGATGGCACAGCAACTCCTCCCTCGGAAGCagttaaagaaaaacacactgaTACCCTCTCCCCGGGAAAGATTGTAACAAAGGGCGAATATCTGTTGAGTAAATTGAAATCAGTTCTTCTACGAGGAAAGAGAAAAACGGATCTCCTCGTCTTAGAGGAAACGACTGCAGATGCTGCCCAAGACACTGAGCCCTGTCTCAAGATGGGCAAAGTTGACTTACAAGCTGGGAACCTGAAGAGTAATTGTGCAATTACAAGTGTCCAGGATACCAATGAGTGTGTCAAGGAAGTTTCAAAGATGCTCTCAGTTGACCCTATTTTTGCATATGCATTAGGTCTGACCCCGAGAGAGACAGTAGTTCAGATACAGAGAACTGAGGGTCGAGATACTCAACAAGAGCAAACTATTTTCGAAAAACAACTTCAAGTCATACAGAGGCCTCCACCAATCTTTCCGCGAAAAGGAAGGATTAAAACGCTCAAAAAGCATCAAGGCATCTCTACGGAATATGTTAAACAGAAAT GGTGGTTACATTTTCAAACCCCAACTTGTATTGCAGGTGAAAAATTCAAAGAGTGTACTAGGGATAATTCTGTCAGGAAGACTGTTAAGGAACAAATTAACAGTGCTTGCTCATCTACAGATGCTTTGAGCTTACTTGCTGACTTGGCACTCAGTGCCAATAATGACCAGGTTCCACCACAACCAGACCCAGCACTTGAAAGAAAAACTgagacaagtttgaagaaatgTGAACTTTCAAAAGATCATACCAATGCTGAGCAAGAGTCAGTTCTTCATTCTCTGCTTAGACAGCCTGCTGCTAGACCCATGCAGCCTCTTGAGTCTACTTCACCAAACCATCTTGTGGAAGGCAGTGAATGGGTTGGTTTGGTATCTAAAGAACATGCTTACTCATTGCccccgtcttcctctctactgTTGGGTTTGCCAGGTACACCTTTCCAGGTATCCCCTTTAAGTGGTTCTACTAGACTGCTGCGCCATCACCAGACAATGTATGGCAATGGAATTAAAACACTACCTACCTCTGTCGGACAGGAAGACGGGAGTGAACAAAACCACAGAACTCCAGAATACCTGAAAAAACACATGGTGCGCAGAAGGAAGTTCAGACACTCCCGCACCGTTGCTCACAAGGACGGATCTATCCAAGTCACAAAGCAATGGAAAGCAGACTATGACTTTGATCTGGACAGCAAGTTTTCAAATGACTCCAAGGATAGAACTATCGTCCGAGCTTTACATGG CTCTTGGGATTTCTCCATGCAAGACACCAGTGAAGAGGTGCGGCTCATTGTCCACATGTGGATAGGTCTGTTCTACAGCCGGTCAACATCCAGGTTCTTTAATGTTGACTCATCCGCATATCCAGAAGAGAGTGATTCTTTGTCAATTGGAACGGTATCTGCTCCAGCTCAGTTTGAGCTCAAGGCCAATTCATTTGCACATTCCCCAAGTATTACAGACACTTCGATTTCCAAAGTTTTGGACTTCAGCAAAAAAGAAGACTCTCTGTTGGACCAAGAATCTGGGATTTTGGATTTATCACTAAGAAACACCAATGCAGAGATTGTCAGGCTGGATCCACGAGCAAACAGAAAAGAGACTTCTGCGTCCATTGATCGGAAAGAAGCAAGTGAAACATTAAACGCACTCGAGTCATCTGTGGGACCACAGGAGGCAATCGCAATACAG CATTCCAAACAGATGGTACACTCCACAGAGATCATAAATGAGGTGAATGATGTCAGAACTGCCTATGAAAAGAAGACGTCTTTTACCGCATTGGAAAAAGCTGGGAGTCTGGAGCATACCGATCTCCCATCTTGTAAAGGGGATGAAACGCTCATTTCTGTACGACAAGAAATGGAAACGGTGTCCGTTCAGCCAGAAAATAATCAAACGGCTTCAGGAatgagtcaggtgttacatgGATACAACAATAAGAAGACTGATAGTAATGATGGGATGGAATTCAGAATTTGGAATTCAGAATCGACAGAGATGAGTTTagcaaaaaaacatgaaagggATTCATCCAAATCTGGAATGGACGATGAGGTTGACTCCAACAGAGAAGCAGGTGATGTGCTTCATACAAATGAGCACGATGAAACTGAATCCAAAGATGGGGAAAACTGGAAAgtgaaagaaaagccatatcaaGAAGGCAATGTAGAACTGTCTCCAGAAGTGACTCATGCAAATGAGGATCCAACAAACGAAGAATTGGGTGTTGTGTGCAGTGGAAATGTTTTGGAAAATGAGAAGCAGTTGCCTACAGAGGAGCCAAAAGCATTTTCACCAGACAAGGCTGAAAATGGAAATGATGATATGGAAGTGATGAAAGCTGAAGATCACATTGGAAAAGAAGATGGACTTGATGAGAAAGACAGTTGCGTTTCACCTCTGCAAACTGACAGGGATTTAAATGCTCAACCAGTACCTATGATGTGCGATGGCCCAGACTCGGTAAAGATGGATTGCATCACAGAGAGTCATCCGAAACCACTATTGGATGAGCAACCACCTCAAGCTGACAACAAAGAAGATGCCTGCCATGCTTTGCAGTTAAGAAAGCTGTGTGCAAACGTCAATGTGTTGACAAATGAACTTGCCATTTCAAAAAACTTTACTCATCCTCCATCAGAAATGAATCCTTTACCTGAAGAACCTGCAGTTGAGAAAAGTTTAGAACAAAATATTTGTTTGGCAGATAACGTACATTATCAGAAGCCAGAATTACCCATGTCTGATGACAACAAGTGCAAAGACGGGCCTATTTCCCAGACAAATGACAAAGCAATGCCTAACTTCAATTGGAGTGCTGATGATCATGAAGATCTGGATACCAAATCAATTAAAGGAGACCAAGAAGCTGATAACACAactgaaaaaaatgtatttcatcaTCAGCCTCATTCCCCGCAGTGTGAAGCTGAAGGGGAACTGACTAAAGAAACCAATCTCAAACAGATCGACAAAACAAATGAGACATTGGAAAAGATCCATAGTATGGTTGTAATTCCATTTATTGGAATAGACGCCTCTGGGGAGGATACCGTACAACCACatgattcacaaatgcaaagtAAGGGTGAAAAAGTTGTCCAGGAAGAAATACCATTCATCAGTGAAACTACCTCCAATGAAACTGACCTACCTACGGGAGAATGCAGAGAATCAAAAATGGACACTCAGAAGGCAAAACTGTCTATTGGCAAAATATTACTATCAGATATTGATGCAAGTAATACAAACCACTCTGGAACTGAGTCTGACAACCAAAGCACCACCCCTACTATGGATGAAAAACCATATGAGTACTTGGCTTGCTCTGCTTATCCTCTGACTCAGAAACATCTAAGCAGAAGCTCAACATCCATGAAGGATGAGATGCCTCACAGGTCTCCAGTTAACTGTGATGCCAACCATCAACCTGACCTTCATCCTGATCTTGAACTAAGAGCTCTGAGAGTTCTACAAAGTATAGACAAGTTCCTTTCCAAATCAAGGCACAGTGATGCATCCAGCGAGATAGAAACCTCTGATATGAAACTCACTCTTGATGAATCCGTCAAACCCAGAAGCAAGAACGTCACAACTTGCTTTGCTCCAAGCCATACCTCATTTAACTCTAGTGACAAGAGAATGAGCGATACAGCACCAGCTTTGGTGTCAGCTTCTACCTCACAAGAAATTAACACAGAATCGGCAGATCCCTTTCTTATATCCCCGTTCAAAAGTAAATTAGAGGAAGTTCTTGGTGTTAAGTTGCTGCTACAAACTGACTCATCAGTTGAAGACTATTCTGAAAGAACAGATACGATACAGGAAACCTACCCAGGGCAAGAATATGATCAACCCTACATATCTGGTCCCTCTACTGAGAGTTTACAGGCTATCGACTCAAATGTTGACCAAGATATACATACAACTACATCACAGAACAATTTAAATCAAGAAGCACGGTCTTACAGTCAGCGTCCTGTCATGGCAGTGAAACCATGTCAGAGTGATGAAAATCAAGGAATCTCTAAAGAGAGACAAATTGAAAACGCTGTAATGTCACATTTCTCCAAAAATAAGCAGACTGAAAACCCCAAAGTCACATACACCATACCCACTACCTTGCTCTTGGTGAGAAACACAGAAAGTCTCGATAGAACTTCTGAAGGAGTAAATGAGGTCGAACAAGAGGCCAGTGAGCTTTCTACAAAGAGCAGTTGGTTATCAAATGTTCGTGACAGTAAGTCACAAGACATTTCAAAACTCAACCAAATTCCATCATCTCTACCTGTGCAGTCTTTAAAATCTGAAAATGGTTCCTTAATGTTCAATGATGGAAACCAAGGTTCAGTTGAGAAAATTGGGCAAACAATTAAAAAGAGCATCCAGATGATTCAGAAAGACTGCTCTGATGCATCAACTTCACATGCAGATCACCACGATGGTGCCGTAAGAGACGACGGTCTTTTCCTGCAACCTCACAGCTCACTCATTTGTACGGTCTATAACACCACCCGGAAGAGATCGTATTCTTTTCTGGAGCAGGTTTCTCAGAGGTGCATacaagatgacctcactgtggcgTCGATGGAGCAGGAGTGCCTTATCTTCTCAGACAAAATGAAGCATCTTCTGAAAAGGAGTAAGAGCGGACCCATCGGTCAACTAGACACGTCTGACAAACTGGATTTGTCTTGCGCCAGTCCTGTAACTGTGCACTTTTGCAGTttagaggagcaggaggattcAGTGGATCACTTGAACGCACATTTGAACACACAGCCACGTGTTGGACAGAAAATCAAGGTGGACATGTCCGAGAGGAAAGACCTGACGGAGAAGGAAAAGACTTTGCGCCTTCAAAACATTTCTCCGGGAACAGGGGACCCAGTGGAACATCCTGGAGTTTCTGGAGTGACTTCAGAGTGTGCCAGGCTGTACAAGGCAATGATGACTGAGGCGTGTGCTGCCAAAAAGGTGCCATCCAAACCTCAGAGCTTCACAATGGATAGAGGTCACCCAAAGACTGAAACTGGCAACCATTTTGACTTCTATGATGAAATGAAGAAAGAGCTGGATAAAAGTTTTCGCAGTAATCTGAATTCAGTTGTGAAGAATTCCTGTAAAACAAAGTCCAGATTCTACATATTAGTGACGTCAGATGATGCCTTCTTTGAGGAAACCAAG GCACAGTTGGAGGCCGAGGGCCACACTGCTGTACAGCCATCCCAGTTCTTCCTTACTGAGGAAAGTTCTTCATCTCTACTCATCATCCTCAGGAATGAAGACATTGCAGAGCACATTTGTGAG GTCCCACATTTGCTGAAGCTGAAGACGTCACCAGGTGTGCAGTTTGCTGGAATTGACGAACCGGATGATGTTGTGAACCTCACCCACCAGGAGCTCTTCAAGAGGGGTGGCTTCCTCATGTTCCACAGGGCAGCGCTGGAGCCCCTCAGCCTTT GCAActtgaaaaaaatgtcagaaatcTTGCAAGAGCTCAGCGGAACGGGGAAGTGGAAATGGATGATGCACTACGGAGACAGCCGGCGGCTGAAAGAAAATGCGAG GTTAAGTGTCGAGGCGAAGGAGAAGAAACACTTCCTCAACTTTTGCCAAGAAGCTGGACTATTGGAGGTCTTGCCTTATCATGAGTGTGACCTCATGTCAAGAGATCTGCCCGACTATCTCACGTGTTTGGTCCGTTTGCAGGTCCAGAATATATCGGCCCGTTACCCTGTTTTTATAACCG ATGCAGCAGCAGACAGCGCATTTGGAAAGAATGGAATTTTGACGATGACTTTCCAATCTTTCCTGACGTATTCTCCAAGCGAAACATGA